A window of the Arachis duranensis cultivar V14167 chromosome 5, aradu.V14167.gnm2.J7QH, whole genome shotgun sequence genome harbors these coding sequences:
- the LOC107490719 gene encoding protein REVEILLE 7 isoform X2, which translates to MEMQDQIEGTKLSKSGTASDCHSNDGSQSQSPDISSVVNNHAPKVRKPYTITKQREKWTEEEHEKFLEALKLYGRGWRQIEEHIGTKTAVQIRSHAQKFFSKVVRDSDGSAESSIHPIDIPPPRPKRKPLHPYPRKLANSFKRHSIPNEPEKSPSPNLSSAEKDSQSPTSVLSAFGSEAFGSAFSEQTNRCLSPNSCTTDIQSINLSPIEKENDCMTSKPSKEEDKTPLASAPLSISSQPYLHMSEKLELCSKQTKCINNDVVNVLPTTIKLFGRTVSMVGNQESINTEEECVKLCITRSDEVDDVENQLNTQLSLGMCNGSWQVMPKEAIVKEDLGLGESAPEASLSWSSWFPGGPAAYFGSSNTVVNPMPLHPSLKVRTREEEGSCTGSNGESVNDVEIQGKIQGRFLDTVDSRCQQTSHQEEVVVPQKSPRGFVPYKRCLAERDASSLIVALEERKGQRARVCS; encoded by the exons ATGGAGATGCAG GACCAAATCGAAGGCACAAAGCTAAGCAAGTCTGGTACAGCCAGTGACTGCCATTCCAATGATGGATCACAATCCCAATCGCCAGATATAAGTTCTGTTGTGAACAATCATGCCCCCAAG GTGAGGAAACCATATACCATCACTAAGCAAAGGGAGAAGTGGACTGAGGAAGAGCATGAAAAGTTCCTTGAAGCTTTGAAGTTGTATGGTCGGGGATGGCGTCAAATTGAAG AGCATATAGGCACCAAAACTGCTGTTCAGATTCGAAGCCATGCACAAAAGTTTTTCTCTAAG GTTGTGCGGGACTCGGACGGAAGTGCTGAAAGTTCTATACATCCAATTGACATACCTCCTCCTCGTCCTAAAAGGAAACCCCTTCATCCATATCCCCGTAAATTGGCCAACTCCTTCAAAAGGCACTCCATACCAAATGAACCAGAAAAATCTCCATCGCCTAATCTGTCCTCTGCGGAGAAAGACTCTCAATCTCCAACCTCTGTGCTATCTGCCTTTGGTTCGGAAGCATTTGGGTCAGCATTTTCAGAGCAGACCAACAGATGCCTTTCTCCGAATTCTTGCACTACTGACATTCAATCAATCAACTTGTCACCTATTGAGAAGGAAAATGATTGCATGACATCTAAACCATCCAAGGAGGAAGACAAAACGCCTCTAGCTTCTGCCCCTTTATCCATCAGCTCACAACCTTACTTGCACATG TCTGAGAAGTTGGAGTTGTGTTCCAAGCAAACCAAGTGTATCAACAATGATGTTGTCAATGTCCTGCCCACTACTATAAAGCTGTTTGGAAGAACTGTTTCAATGGTCGGTAATCAGGAGTCAATTAATACTGAAGAGGAGTGTGTTAAGCTATGTATTACTAGGTCTGATGAAGTAGATGATGTTGAGAATCAATTGAATACACAGTTATCACTAGGCATGTGTAATGGAAGTTGGCAAGTAATGCCTAAAGAAGCTATAGTGAAGGAGGACCTTGGCCTTGGAGAATCTGCACCTGAAGCATCTTTGTCATGGTCAAGTTGGTTCCCAGGCGGTCCGGCTGCTTACTTTGGTTCATCCAATACAGTCGTAAATCCTATGCCTCTTCACCCCTCCTTGAAAGTAAGAACTAGAGAGGAGGAAGGTTCTTGTACTGGTTCCAATGGTGAATCAGTCAATGATGTGGAAATTCAGGGCAAGATTCAGGGAAGGTTCTTGGACACCGTCGATTCCAGGTGTCAACAAACATCTCATCAAGAGGAAGTAGTAGTCCCCCAGAAGTCTCCAAGGGGTTTTGTACCATACAAAAGATGTTTAGCTGAAAGAGATGCAAGTTCTTTGATTGTTGCATTGGAAGAAAGGAAGGGGCAAAGAGCTAGGGTGTGCTCATAG
- the LOC107490719 gene encoding protein REVEILLE 7 isoform X1 encodes MEMQDQIEGTKLSKSGTASDCHSNDGSQSQSPDISSVVNNHAPKVRKPYTITKQREKWTEEEHEKFLEALKLYGRGWRQIEEHIGTKTAVQIRSHAQKFFSKVVRDSDGSAESSIHPIDIPPPRPKRKPLHPYPRKLANSFKRHSIPNEPEKSPSPNLSSAEKDSQSPTSVLSAFGSEAFGSAFSEQTNRCLSPNSCTTDIQSINLSPIEKENDCMTSKPSKEEDKTPLASAPLSISSQPYLHMKSEKLELCSKQTKCINNDVVNVLPTTIKLFGRTVSMVGNQESINTEEECVKLCITRSDEVDDVENQLNTQLSLGMCNGSWQVMPKEAIVKEDLGLGESAPEASLSWSSWFPGGPAAYFGSSNTVVNPMPLHPSLKVRTREEEGSCTGSNGESVNDVEIQGKIQGRFLDTVDSRCQQTSHQEEVVVPQKSPRGFVPYKRCLAERDASSLIVALEERKGQRARVCS; translated from the exons ATGGAGATGCAG GACCAAATCGAAGGCACAAAGCTAAGCAAGTCTGGTACAGCCAGTGACTGCCATTCCAATGATGGATCACAATCCCAATCGCCAGATATAAGTTCTGTTGTGAACAATCATGCCCCCAAG GTGAGGAAACCATATACCATCACTAAGCAAAGGGAGAAGTGGACTGAGGAAGAGCATGAAAAGTTCCTTGAAGCTTTGAAGTTGTATGGTCGGGGATGGCGTCAAATTGAAG AGCATATAGGCACCAAAACTGCTGTTCAGATTCGAAGCCATGCACAAAAGTTTTTCTCTAAG GTTGTGCGGGACTCGGACGGAAGTGCTGAAAGTTCTATACATCCAATTGACATACCTCCTCCTCGTCCTAAAAGGAAACCCCTTCATCCATATCCCCGTAAATTGGCCAACTCCTTCAAAAGGCACTCCATACCAAATGAACCAGAAAAATCTCCATCGCCTAATCTGTCCTCTGCGGAGAAAGACTCTCAATCTCCAACCTCTGTGCTATCTGCCTTTGGTTCGGAAGCATTTGGGTCAGCATTTTCAGAGCAGACCAACAGATGCCTTTCTCCGAATTCTTGCACTACTGACATTCAATCAATCAACTTGTCACCTATTGAGAAGGAAAATGATTGCATGACATCTAAACCATCCAAGGAGGAAGACAAAACGCCTCTAGCTTCTGCCCCTTTATCCATCAGCTCACAACCTTACTTGCACATG AAGTCTGAGAAGTTGGAGTTGTGTTCCAAGCAAACCAAGTGTATCAACAATGATGTTGTCAATGTCCTGCCCACTACTATAAAGCTGTTTGGAAGAACTGTTTCAATGGTCGGTAATCAGGAGTCAATTAATACTGAAGAGGAGTGTGTTAAGCTATGTATTACTAGGTCTGATGAAGTAGATGATGTTGAGAATCAATTGAATACACAGTTATCACTAGGCATGTGTAATGGAAGTTGGCAAGTAATGCCTAAAGAAGCTATAGTGAAGGAGGACCTTGGCCTTGGAGAATCTGCACCTGAAGCATCTTTGTCATGGTCAAGTTGGTTCCCAGGCGGTCCGGCTGCTTACTTTGGTTCATCCAATACAGTCGTAAATCCTATGCCTCTTCACCCCTCCTTGAAAGTAAGAACTAGAGAGGAGGAAGGTTCTTGTACTGGTTCCAATGGTGAATCAGTCAATGATGTGGAAATTCAGGGCAAGATTCAGGGAAGGTTCTTGGACACCGTCGATTCCAGGTGTCAACAAACATCTCATCAAGAGGAAGTAGTAGTCCCCCAGAAGTCTCCAAGGGGTTTTGTACCATACAAAAGATGTTTAGCTGAAAGAGATGCAAGTTCTTTGATTGTTGCATTGGAAGAAAGGAAGGGGCAAAGAGCTAGGGTGTGCTCATAG
- the LOC107490721 gene encoding organelle RRM domain-containing protein 6, chloroplastic — protein sequence MANIANSIVFGGVVGVAAQLPQSPFPSLPVSNSPIFTQKRKLYLNCSKTNRITIPFPSSSSSSSSPFSSKCCCYVLACLPQPHASDSSSSSTSSNSNSKPSSSSAAPPSTKLYVSGLSFRTTEESLRNAFMNFGQVLEVNLVMDKIANRPRGFAFLRYATEQESLKAIEGMHGKFLDGRVIFVEVAKPRSELRQRQNTRY from the exons ATGGCTAATATTGCTAACAGCATCGTCTTTGGGGGTGTTGTTGGGGTTGCAGCACAACTTCCTCAATCTCCGTTTCCATCATTACCCGTTTCAAATTCTCCCATTTTCACCCAAAAACGCAAACTTTATCTTAATTGCTCCAAAACCAACCGCATAACAATCcctttcccttcttcttcttcttcttcttcatcaccgTTCAGCAGCAAGTGTTGTTGCTATGTGTTGGCGTGTCTCCCTCAACCACATGCTTCtgattcatcatcatcatcaacttcTTCTAATTCCAATAGCAAACCAAGTTCTTCTTCTGCTGCTCCTCCTTCAACTAAGCTCTATGTTAGTG GGTTATCTTTTCGAACCACTGAAGAAAGCTTGCGAAATGCATTTATGAATTTTGGTCAAGTTTTAGAAG TGAATTTGGTGATGGATAAAATTGCAAATAGACCAAGAGGGTTTGCATTTCTTAGATATGCAACTGAACAGGAATCTCTGAAGGCTATTGAGGGAATGCATGGAAAg TTCTTGGATGGTAGGGTCATATTTGTGGAAGTTGCCAAACCAAGATCAGAACTAAGGCAAAGACAAAACACTAGATACTAG